GCGTAGGTGTGGGTGGCCAGCCGGGCCAGCTCGTCGTGCTGTCCGGGGTGGTCGCGCTGCAGGAGCCGGCGGCAGGACTCGACGATCGGCGCGAGCTGGAGCTGGAGCCGGACGAATGGGGTCGATCCCACCTGCCTGGTGATCGCCGTGACGGAGCGCTGGAGCTGGCCGAGCAGGTCGTGGTCGAGCGGGCAGGAGCCGCGCTGAACCGCCGTGATGCCGAAGTGGGTGGCTGGCGACAGCAGCGTCGACGAGTCGCTGCGGGCGTTCTGGGTGACCAGATCAAGGAGCGCTTGGATGCGGTGCGGTGGCGTTCCGAAAAGGCGGAGCGCATCCAGCAGGGTGCCGAGATCGGATCCGGGTCCCAGGGCCAGGTCACCGGAGGGGTGCGGGCGTAGAGGTGGGCGAGCAGGACCTGGTAGCGATCGCCGGGGCTGGTTCGTTCGGTGCCGCTTTCCCATCGGGCGACGGTGCGTTGGATGCTGGTGACCTGGCGGTGCGTCAGCGAGGTGACGGCAAGCTGGCGCGCGGTGTCGCGCAGTGCTCGGGCCAGGTCGGCCCAGGACCAGCCACGGCCTTCGCGCAGCTGGCGCAGCAGGCGCGCCCCGGTGTCCCGATCGGTGCTCATGGCATCCAGTACACCATCCCCAGCAGATCAGACGGGCACGACCAGCCGGGGTTTGTCCTGCTCGGCGGCGTAGTTCACGGTGTACCAGGTGCCGCTGGCCGGATCCGTGCCGTGCGGGAAGGCGATCACGAACCTGCTGCGGTCGACCATCCATCGGTTGCGGGCGTGATAGGCCGAGGCGCCGAGCGTGTCGGCGTGCAGTTCGACCACTCCGGTGAGCCGGCCGGCTCGCTGCCATCGGCGAATCACCTCGCCCGCGGCTGCCGGCTGGTCGGCCACGGTGCACGGCACGACAACGGTGAGGTCGGCCTGGGTGTGACTGGCCAGCCAGTCCAGCGCGGCGGTGTCGATCCCCGCGGCTCCGCCGAGGTAGAAGGTGGCGTCCGGGTCGGCGAACGGCCGCAGGTAGTCACCGAACAGTCCGGGTAGGTCCGCCTCGGTCTGGGGAGGGATCGACCGTGCGCCGGTGATCGTCACGTGGCGGGCCAAGCTCGCGCTCCCTCCCGGATGTCATCGAATGTCATCTACCCACATCGTGCCTGGTCACGTTCTCATGAACGCACCGGCTGCGGCGAGGCTCGCCCCCCGACCCGTCGCAGCCGGTTGCCCACGCCACGGGGACCGTGAGGAGGAGCCTGCTGACCACGACCACGTACCCGGGTGCGGCGGACGACCTGCTCCACGTTTTTGGCACGAAAGCGGGTGGAATAGCGCCACCAATGAATCAACAGTGAAAATCACCCCATTAAATATGCGCGCGAACGGGAATGGCGATTACGACAAGAGGAGAAGAGGTGTCCCGATGACAACGGTCCTCACCGGGGAACCAGGCGGCGTTTTCGATCTGGATGTTCGGATGGAGACGGAGCGGATCTTGTCCGAGGCGGTGGCGTGCCAGACCGAGGACGGGTGTGGGCATACGTGCCAGATTTCCGCCTGTGTGTCGCAGCTGTGACTTTCTCGGGGTTGGGGCCTGGATTCGTTCCTGGCCCCGCCCCGGGCTCCACGTTTGCTGATAGGAACGGGAGGTGCGGGGATGCCCGAGGTGGGCTACCGGCATCGCGGTACGGGGGTGCTGCGTGCGTCGGCGCAGCAGGTCACACCGGCGTGGTGGCCGGCCCTGTCCGATGCGCGGGATTGCCGCGCGTGGCTGGGTGAGGTGTGGCCGACGGTCGCGGTGGCGGTGCGGCATGCGAGCCCGGTGCTGGCCTGCGGGGTCGAGGCGATCCTGGCCGGGCGTCCGCGGTCTGGGCGGAAGGTGCGTCGCGCGGCCCTGGCCGTGGTCCGGTACGTGTTGCGTTTCCAGCGTTCGACCCCGTTCGGTTTGTTCGCCGGAGTCGCCCCGCTCACGGTCAGCAGCACCAGCAGTGTCCGGTTCGGCCAGCAGCATCGGCCGGTCGCGCGGCCGGATCACCGGTGGCTGCACCAGGTGATCAACCGGCTGAAAGCGTGCTCGGAGCTGCTGGCGCAGCTGGATGTGGTGTTCCACGACGCGGTTGAGCGGCAGGGCGAGCGGCTCGTGCTGGCGGGGCCGGAGGTGGTGAGTGTCCGCTGCACCCCGGCGGTGCGATTCGTGCGTCGCCACGCGGCCGGTCCGGTCCGCGTCGGCGTGTTGGCCGAGGCGCTGGCGGCGGCGTTCCCCGGTGCTGGCGATGCGGCTGTGCTGGTGCGGTCGTTGCTGGAGCACGGTTTCCTGGTCAGTAGTCTGCGCGCGCCGAGTACGGTCACCGACCCGCTGGGCTTCCTTACCGATTCCTTGCAGGCGCTCGACACCGAGGGCACCGCGGTGGCGTCGCTGGTGAACGAGCTGGGCGAGATCCGCCGCGCACTCGATGGGCACAACCAGCACCCGTGCGAGCAGGCGCGGACCGAGCTGGCCGCACGGATGCAGGCGATCGCGGGCGTGCCGCGAGGGGTGTTGTCAGTGGACCTGCGGCTGGATGGCCAGGTGCGCCTGCCAGAGCGGGTGGTACGGGAGATGGAACGGGCCGCCGACGTGCTGGCCCGGGTGGCGCGGGAACACACTGGAAGCCGGGCGTGGCGGGAGTACTTCACCGCGTTCTGCGAACGGTTCGGCACCGGCACCTTGGTCCCGCTGCGGCTGCTGGTGGACCCGGCCTGCGGCGTGGGCTGGCCGCAGGGCTACCCCGCCGGGCCCGCGCAGGGCGGGCGGCATGTGTTCTCCGAGCGGGACCGCCTGTTGCTGTCCTGGGCCGCCGAGGCCACGGCCGGGGGCCGGCGCGAATTCGAGCTCGACGCCGGGGCGGTTGATGCGCTGGCCGCCGTGGGCGGCAACCCGGAGGTCGCGCCGCCGCATGTCGACCTGGGCGCGCGGATTCACGCCGCCAGCACTGCCGCGCTGGATCGGGGCGAGTTCCGGCTGACCGTGGCACCGGGCCGGGCCGCGGGCACTTTCTCCTCCCGGTTCACCCCGCTGGTTCCCGAAGCCGGGCTGGAGGCGGTGTTCGCCGGGCTGCCCACCATCACCGAGGGGGCGGTTGCGGCGCAGGTGTCCTGCGCGCCCCTGTATCCCGGTGGGGAGAACGTCGCCCGCGTCCCCCGCTGTCTGCCCGAGATCGTCTCCGTCGGCGAACAC
The sequence above is drawn from the Amycolatopsis aidingensis genome and encodes:
- a CDS encoding FxLD family lanthipeptide: MTTVLTGEPGGVFDLDVRMETERILSEAVACQTEDGCGHTCQISACVSQL
- a CDS encoding DNA-processing protein DprA, encoding MARHVTITGARSIPPQTEADLPGLFGDYLRPFADPDATFYLGGAAGIDTAALDWLASHTQADLTVVVPCTVADQPAAAGEVIRRWQRAGRLTGVVELHADTLGASAYHARNRWMVDRSRFVIAFPHGTDPASGTWYTVNYAAEQDKPRLVVPV
- a CDS encoding lantibiotic dehydratase yields the protein MPEVGYRHRGTGVLRASAQQVTPAWWPALSDARDCRAWLGEVWPTVAVAVRHASPVLACGVEAILAGRPRSGRKVRRAALAVVRYVLRFQRSTPFGLFAGVAPLTVSSTSSVRFGQQHRPVARPDHRWLHQVINRLKACSELLAQLDVVFHDAVERQGERLVLAGPEVVSVRCTPAVRFVRRHAAGPVRVGVLAEALAAAFPGAGDAAVLVRSLLEHGFLVSSLRAPSTVTDPLGFLTDSLQALDTEGTAVASLVNELGEIRRALDGHNQHPCEQARTELAARMQAIAGVPRGVLSVDLRLDGQVRLPERVVREMERAADVLARVAREHTGSRAWREYFTAFCERFGTGTLVPLRLLVDPACGVGWPQGYPAGPAQGGRHVFSERDRLLLSWAAEATAGGRREFELDAGAVDALAAVGGNPEVAPPHVDLGARIHAASTAALDRGEFRLTVAPGRAAGTFSSRFTPLVPEAGLEAVFAGLPTITEGAVAAQVSCAPLYPGGENVARVPRCLPEIVSVGEHEPAAIGVDDLAITATRHRLHLVSLSRRRVVEPLVLHALAPKQQPPLARLLGELPGALGTGWLGFDWGPVAGSLPFLPRLRHGRVILAPAQWRLTRHELPADTAGRDRALARWQAAWGCPDRVQLRDFDQQLPLDLAVPAHREVLAHHLHGSEEAVLIESPEPGADGWLEGRPHLVVLPLASRRRPEPAPRVESLPVLTHQHGHPPGSAHSGWLYAKLYLPAHRVDRLLVHQLPDLLVELGERDWWFVRYPRTRDGDEPDHLRLRIRTTGDADKVLAALTTWADRLREDGLLSRGALDTYYPETGRYRAIHDAERLFAADSRLVLACLTHRPGGVSPVAATGLSLFELAAAFLGDRQHAADWLHHRAPRAVPGRAAVDQVIRLARGWPDTAEPAEVAAAHRDHGEAVRRYRHALPADTDLDACLHALLHMHHNRALGVDPELEAVCLRLARQAATTWHTTHPGRSS